The following proteins are encoded in a genomic region of Phragmites australis chromosome 9, lpPhrAust1.1, whole genome shotgun sequence:
- the LOC133928209 gene encoding aspartic proteinase NANA, chloroplast-like, whose amino-acid sequence MASVRRSKASKLTMHSRSNGTSIRIANSILFRASAAQSSSATIMQARSVASVFLLLSLHGLLCLQLHLVASAEIDDGVEFEPGSFCHLPVSPPVVPHSAEERHEHYRAMEAKDLLRHRRITMMVGSGSRRQARESSKLPEVMSDASMFELPMRSAINIAHVGMYIVSVRFGTPALPYNLVLDTATDLTWINCRLRRRNGKHYGRPHVQQSPTANTLSVDGEGAPVKVIKNWYRPAMSSSWRRFRCSQQACAVLPYNTCESPNQTASCSYRQVVQDGTTTSGIYGQEKATVALSGGRMAKLPGLILGCSTFEAGDSVDSHDGVLSLGNSDVSFGIHAAKRFGARFSFCLLSTHSGRNASSYLTFGSNPAVKAQDTMETTLNYNPDMVAYGARVTGITLGGELLDIPPEVWDQAIVGAGMVLDTGTSVTGLVPSAYAAVTTALDSHLGHLQRVTNIAGFEFCYNWTFTGDGVDPAHNVTIPKFTVELEGGARLEPDAKSVVMPEVVPGVACLAFRKLPSGPGIFGNVLMQEHIWEFDHMDEKLRFRKDKCINHHLNPNNSSSPNHHPA is encoded by the exons ATGGCGTCCGTCCGTCGAAGCAAAGCAAGCAAATTAACCATGCACTCACGCAGCAATGGCACATCAATTCGCATAGCAAATTCTATTCTATTCAGGGCCTCTGCTGCGCAATCTAGCTCGGCCACCATCATGCAGGCCCGCTCGGTGGCCTCCGtcttcctccttctctccctccatGGTCTCCTCTGCCTGCAGCTGCACCTGGTGGCGTCCGCCGAGATCGACGACGGAGTCGAATTCGAGCCCGGCAGCTTCTGCCACCTCCCGGTCTCCCCGCCAGTCGTGCCCCATTCCGCGGAGGAGCGGCACGAGCACTACCGCGCCATGGAGGCCAAGGACCTGCTCCGCCACCGCCGGATCACCATGATGGTCGGCAGCGGCAGCAGGAGGCAGGCGCGTGAGTCGTCCAAGTTGCCGGAGGTCATGTCCGACGCCTCCATGTTCGAACTGCCGATGCGGAGCGCCATCAACATCGCGCACGTCGGCATGTATATCGTGTCGGTGCGCTTCGGCACGCCGGCGCTGCCCTACAACCTGGTGCTGGACACCGCCACCGACCTGACGTGGATCAACTGCCGCCTACGCCGCCGCAACGGGAAGCACTACGGCCGGCCCCACGTGCAGCAGTCGCCGACGGCCAACACGCTGTCGGTGGACGGGGAGGGCGCGCCGGTGAAGGTGATCAAGAACTGGTACCGGCCGGCGATGTCGTCGTCGTGGCGCAGGTTTCGCTGCTCGCAGCAGGCGTGCGCGGTGCTGCCCTACAATACGTGCGAGAGCCCCAACCAGACTGCCTCGTGCAGCTACCGCCAAGT GGTGCAGGACGGCACGACGACGAGCGGCATCTACGGGCAGGAGAAGGCGACGGTGGCGCTGTCCGGCGGGCGGATGGCCAAGCTGCCGGGCCTCATCCTGGGGTGCTCCACCTTTGAGGCCGGCGACAGCGTCGACTCCCACGACGGCGTGCTCTCGCTGGGTAACAGCGACGTCTCCTTCGGCATCCACGCCGCCAAGCGCTTCGGCGCCCGCTTCTCATTCTGCCTCCTCAGCACCCACAGCGGCCGCAACGCCTCCAGCTACCTCACCTTCGGCAGCAACCCGGCCGTCAAGGCCCAAGACACCATGGAGACCACGCTGAACTACAACCCGGACATGGTCGCCTACGGCGCCCGCGTGACCGGCATCACGTtaggcggcgagctcctggacaTCCCGCCCGAGGTGTGGGACCAGGCCATCGTCGGAGCCGGCATGGTCCTGGACACGGGCACGTCGGTGACCGGCCTCGTGCCGTCGGCGTACGCGGCGGTGACGACGGCCCTGGACAGCCACCTGGGTCACCTGCAGCGGGTGACCAACATAGCTGGCTTCGAGTTCTGCTACAACTGGACCTTCACCGGCGATGGGGTGGACCCGGCGCACAACGTGACGATACCCAAGTTCACGGTGGAGCTGGAGGGCGGTGCGAGGCTGGAGCCGGACGCCAAGAGCGTCGTGATGCCGGAGGTGGTGCCTGGGGTGGCGTGCCTGGCGTTCCGGAAGCTGCCGAGCGGCCCCGGGATCTTCGGCAACGTCCTCATGCAGGAGCACATCTGGGAGTTCGACCACATGGATGAGAAGCTGAGGTTCAGGAAGGACAAGTGCATCAACCATCACCTGAATCCAAACAACAGCAGCTCCCCAAACCATCATCCGGCCTGA
- the LOC133929568 gene encoding uncharacterized protein LOC133929568 yields MSSLPKGKSAIGSVKFEAKGKSSAAGSSSSSRATKRITTTRGKAEKKVYSLPGQKFDPPEEREPLRIFYDSLSKQIPSSEMAEFWLMEHGLLSPERAKKAYERKQKRQQQVRMGTPIKSTVRKDKPESSKKPITSSMDSKAKKRVDYSNDDDDFIVKMKRPKG; encoded by the exons ATGTCGTCGCTGCCCAAAGGCAAGTCCGCCATCGGATCCGTTAAATTCGAG GCCAAAGGGAAATCCTCAGCAGcaggctcctcctcctcgtccagGGCCACCAAGCGAATAACCACCACCAGAGGGAAGGCCGAGAAGAAGGTCTACTCCCTGCCCGGCCAGAAGTTCGATCCTCCAGAGGAG AGAGAGCCTCTCAGGATATTCTACGATTCATTGTCCAAGCAGATTCCCTCCAGTGAGATGGCTGAATTCTG GTTAATGGAGCATGGTTTGTTATCTCCAGAGAGAGCAAAGAAAGCATATGAAAGAAAGCAAAAGCGGCAACAGCAAGTACGAATGGGTACCCCAATTAAGTCTACTGTAAGAAAAGATAAACCTGAAAGTTCAAAGAAACCAATTACATCTAGTATGGATTCAAAGGCAAAGAAAAGAGTTGATTACAGTAATGACGATGATGACTTTATTGTAAAAATGAAGAGGCCCAAGGGATGA
- the LOC133929569 gene encoding putative RING-H2 finger protein ATL12 has protein sequence MARLALLAALVSAVACAAAAQPATTEAAPENPPGVGIKVSFRPSVVIVLGIFTMIFSLTFLLLMYAKFCHPSSSPLPASLPTSVPGISNDTATNQAGVPKPVIESLPFFRFATLRGARQGMECSVCLARFDDADLLRLLPRCRHAFHLDCVDRWLESNASCPLCRTRVDADDATLGLKYAASARIVFGGSDDTVGSGRDLLDIFVERVPSSRFLAGTDCKEEEEEQPPHMVSSELDRHKHRIIVSSVVFKSRWSELNSADLIALDTEMLRSMSSGRFFPSYSPEYNEANKISAAAEEEVDDVAATTIREETERKRLLGSKQHMGDGRGGGCSNSAAVDAVSASAARMISSGVRSVSEIVSLPRRRERLTEEGDRRWLPIARRTARWFAGRAKGEEEGPVHVVAAHV, from the coding sequence ATGGCGCGCCTCGCTCTCCTCGCAGCTCTCGTCTCCGCGGTGGCGTGCGCCGCGGCAGCGCAGCCGGCCACCACAGAGGCTGCTCCGGAGAACCCACCGGGCGTCGGCATCAAGGTCTCGTTCCGGCCGAGCGTGGTCATCGTGCTCGGCATCTTCACCATGATCTTCTCCCtcaccttcctcctcctcatgtACGCCAAGTTCTGCcacccctcctcctcgccgctgccCGCCTCTCTCCCGACTAGCGTGCCCGGAATAAGCAATGACACAGCGACAAATCAGGCCGGCGTCCCCAAGCCGGTGATCGAGTCGCTCCCCTTCTTCCGCTTCGCCACGCTGCGCGGGGCGCGCCAGGGGATGGAGTGCTCCGTGTGCCTGGCCCGCTTCGACGACGCcgacctcctccgcctcctcccgcgctgCCGCCACGCCTTCCACCTTGACTGCGTCGACCGATGGCTCGAGTCCAACGCCAGCTGCCCACTCTGCCGAACGAGGGTCGACGCCGACGACGCCACGCTCGGCCTCAAGTACGCCGCCAGCGCCCGCATCGTATTCGGTGGCTCCGACGACACCGTGGGGAGCGGCCGCGACCTTCTCGACATCTTCGTCGAGCGCGTGCCGTCCTCGAGGTTTCTTGCAGGCACCGActgcaaggaggaggaggaggagcaaccgCCGCACATGGTGTCGTCGGAGTTGGACAGGCACAAGCACCGCATCATCGTGTCGTCCGTGGTGTTCAAGAGCCGGTGGAGCGAGCTCAACTCCGCCGATCTCATCGCGCTCGACACCGAAATGCTCCGCTCCATGTCCAGCGGGCGCTTCTTCCCGTCCTACTCCCCGGAGTACAACGAAGCCAACAAGATATCAGCagcagcggaggaggaggtggatgaTGTCGCGGCGACGACGATCAGAGAGGAGACGGAGAGGAAGCGACTGCTGGGGAGCAAGCAGCACATGGGGGACGGCAGAGGCGGCGGGTGCAGCAACTCGGCGGCAGTTGACGCGGTGTCTGCGTCTGCGGCAAGGATGATATCGTCCGGTGTGCGGTCCGTGTCGGAGATCGTGAGCCTGCCGAGGAGGAGGGAGCGGCTGACGGAGGAAGGCGATCGGCGGTGGCTGCCGATCGCACGGCGGACGGCGCGGTGGTTCGCCGGACGCGCcaagggggaggaggaaggaCCTGTCCACGTCGTGGCGGCGCATGTCTGA
- the LOC133929570 gene encoding reticulon-like protein B12 isoform X1, with product MIKSSPASVAHLSSENSIHWSVYWHPLFHFHAVWDVVLWRRGRADVSACLLAATVSSWLLFFGFGYTLLSLASSVLLLLLTVLFLWAKAARLLNRPEPPIPEMFVSQQVVDEVAALLHSGLNTVFSAFHHIALGRDSVLFYQVFLCLWIISIVGSLTDFTTFCYTSIVVVLTIPVLYQKYEKCIDRYMRFAYMNLQMYEMVYERLSMKCFIVVRDWVMEVLKDP from the exons ATGATCAaatcgtcgccggcgtcagtaGCACATCTCTCGTCGGAGAATTCG ATTCATTGGTCTGTATATTGGCATCCATTATTCCATTTCCATGCAGTTTGGGACGTGGTGCTGTGGCGGCGGGGCCGGGCCGACGTCAGCGCCTGCCTGCTGGCGGCCACCGTCTCCTCCTGGCTGCTCTTCTTCGGCTTCGGCTACACGCTGCTGTCCCTCGCCTCCagcgtgctcctcctcctcctcaccgtaCTCTTCCTCTGGGCCAAGGCCGCACGCCTCCTCAACAG GCCGGAGCCACCTATTCCGGAGATGTTTGTTTCACAGCAGGTTGTTGATGAAGTGGCAGCACTGCTGCATTCTGGTCTCAACACGGTCTTCTCCGCCTTCCATCATATAGCCCTCGGGAGGGACTCGGTTCTTTTTTACCAAGTCTTCCTTTGCTTATGGATCATTTCTATTGTTGGCAGTCTTACTGATTTCACTACTTTCTGTTACACAA GTATTGTCGTTGTTCTGACCATCCCAGTACTGTACCAGAAATACGAAAAATGCATTGACAGATACATGAGGTTTGCCTACATGAACCTGCAGATGTACGAGATGGTGTACGAGAGACTTTCCATGAAATGCTTCATCGTTGTGAGGGATTGGGTCATGGAGGTATTGAAGGATCCATGA
- the LOC133929570 gene encoding reticulon-like protein B12 isoform X2, with protein MDRRHDQIVAGVSSTSLVGEFVWDVVLWRRGRADVSACLLAATVSSWLLFFGFGYTLLSLASSVLLLLLTVLFLWAKAARLLNRPEPPIPEMFVSQQVVDEVAALLHSGLNTVFSAFHHIALGRDSVLFYQVFLCLWIISIVGSLTDFTTFCYTSIVVVLTIPVLYQKYEKCIDRYMRFAYMNLQMYEMVYERLSMKCFIVVRDWVMEVLKDP; from the exons ATGGACCGTCGTCATGATCAaatcgtcgccggcgtcagtaGCACATCTCTCGTCGGAGAATTCG TTTGGGACGTGGTGCTGTGGCGGCGGGGCCGGGCCGACGTCAGCGCCTGCCTGCTGGCGGCCACCGTCTCCTCCTGGCTGCTCTTCTTCGGCTTCGGCTACACGCTGCTGTCCCTCGCCTCCagcgtgctcctcctcctcctcaccgtaCTCTTCCTCTGGGCCAAGGCCGCACGCCTCCTCAACAG GCCGGAGCCACCTATTCCGGAGATGTTTGTTTCACAGCAGGTTGTTGATGAAGTGGCAGCACTGCTGCATTCTGGTCTCAACACGGTCTTCTCCGCCTTCCATCATATAGCCCTCGGGAGGGACTCGGTTCTTTTTTACCAAGTCTTCCTTTGCTTATGGATCATTTCTATTGTTGGCAGTCTTACTGATTTCACTACTTTCTGTTACACAA GTATTGTCGTTGTTCTGACCATCCCAGTACTGTACCAGAAATACGAAAAATGCATTGACAGATACATGAGGTTTGCCTACATGAACCTGCAGATGTACGAGATGGTGTACGAGAGACTTTCCATGAAATGCTTCATCGTTGTGAGGGATTGGGTCATGGAGGTATTGAAGGATCCATGA